One genomic window of Haliotis asinina isolate JCU_RB_2024 chromosome 4, JCU_Hal_asi_v2, whole genome shotgun sequence includes the following:
- the LOC137280884 gene encoding serine/threonine-protein phosphatase 6 regulatory ankyrin repeat subunit B-like, translating to MALMLGAKYKKKGFQLVFVDNIDMFDLAACVKDGQPLFIVLDDLFATGSSTEISNLRKVLTSLDDFIKHLTRSSEKKKKITRQQMGTGEGHALGLKGVRPDHDILPQLKVIQHFNLYIVFTSKSYNFQEIVPQLGGQQFNFFEPQTVVDVTLYQYSVDEKKAIFRKHLKSKGHEVQVDLDQLCSSKDSLFGFPMTCSLYVRLLDYHSSPLHFFRKPLTYLRQEIGLIMGSKPKISAALILMVLYNDMLDLRKLEKESEDQRLEAKLKAVKDIFPGITRADIYESTKRLRGTFFLEGDTTTFSHPSILDACLCSVYDLYPTLVLTNCSMQFLYERVNPNPVPTTAIDNYSNIIYVSENYYDIIAARIAEAILRGEHKWSISHPLLKIESLARRVLEHPKVKQWVKATDFRSPNCDDKHFIYCAVLSKSEYVMRTVINLTDHIFSKNEIKAVLNASILSGSMAVMKVLFTAFEDKISEDTVSELFLDAAEREHIEMVTFLLQKGANIANTNEDRNNILHLAVKRNNIRIMKLALQFMKELSLVNNRNSNGTTPVMLAALNGQKDVFDLLVSNAAYLTLLDDKDNSVLHYACKGGNTSIVQHLIRVSDINKKQRYGLTPVMVAALYGQKDGFDLLVSNAADLTLLDDEDKSVLHYACEGGNTSIVQHLIRVCDINQKRRDGRTPVMDAALHGQKDVFDLLVSNAADLTLLDDKYNSVLHYACGGGNTSIVQHLIRVCDINNKQRDGITPVMVAALYGQKDVFDLLVSNAADLTLLDDKDNSVLHYACEGGNTSIVQHLIRVCDINQKRRDGRTPIMDAALYGQKDVFDLLVCNGADFTLLDDKDNSVLHYGCGGGNTSIVQHLIRVCDINNKQRDGITPVMVAALYGQKDVFDLLVSNATDLTLLDDEDNGVLHYACEGGNTSIVQHLIRVCDINQKRRDGRTPVMDASLNGQKDVFNLLVSNAADLTLLDDKDNSVLHYACQGGNTSIVQHIIRVCNINKKQRYGLTPVMVAALYGQKDVFDLLVTNAADLTLLDDEDNSVLHYACQGGNRSIVQHIIKGCDINNKGSHSRTPVMDAALYGQKDVFDLLVSNAADLTLLDDKDNSVLHYACEGGNTSIVQHLIRVCDINQKRRDGRTPVMDVVLNGQKDVFDLLLSNAADLTVLDNKYNNVLHYACKGGNTSIIQHLIRVCDINQKRRDGGTPVMDAVLNGPKDVFDLLVSNGADLTLLDDKDNSVLHYACQGGNTSIVQHLIRVCDINSKRRDGRTPVMVAGLRGQRDVFDLLVSNAADLTLLDDKDNSVLHYACQGGNTSIVQHLIRVCDINTKRRDGRTPVMVAALHGQKDVFNLLVSNAADLTLLDDKDNSVLHYACQGGNTSIIQHLIRVCDINQKRRDGRTPVLDAALHGQKDVFDLLVCNGADLTLLDDKHNSVLHYACEGGNTSIVQHLINVCDINKKRRDGRTPVMDAALNGHKDVFDLLMSNAADLTLLDDEDNSVLHYACEGGNMTIVTHLIRDCDINKKGRDSLTPVMVAALRGQKDVFNLLMSNAADFTLVDDKDNSVLHYACQGGNTSIVQHLTNVCDINKKRRDGRTPVMAAALHGQKDVFDLLVSSAADLTLLDDKDNSVLHYACEGGNTSIVQHLIRVCDINQKRRDGRTPVMDAALNGQKSVFNLLLSNAADLTLLDDEDNCVLHYACEGGNTSIVQHLIRVCDINKKDRNGRTPVMVASLHGQKDVFDLLVSNAADLTLLDDEDNSVLHYACAGGNTSIVQHLIKGCDINNKGSHSRTPVMVAALYGQKDVFDLLVSSAADLTLLDDEDNSVLHYACECGNTSIGQHLQEYL from the coding sequence ATGGCTCTGATGTTGGGTGCAAAATACAAAAAGAAAGGCTTTCAATTGGTATTTGTTGACAATATTGATATGTTTGATCTTGCTGCCTGCGTCAAAGATGGGCAACCACTGTTTATTGTTCTTGATGATTTGTTTGCAACTGGGTCATCTACAGAGATTTCAAACCTGAGAAAGGTCCTCACATCACTGGACGATTTCATCAAACACTTGACCCGGTCttctgaaaagaaaaagaagataACTCGACAGCAAATGGGGACAGGAGAAGGTCATGCACTAGGACTGAAAGGTGTTAGACCAGATCATGACATACTTCCACAACTAAAGGTGATACAGCATTTTAACCTGTACATTGTGTTTACGTCCAAATCATACAACTTCCAGGAAATTGTGCCTCAGCTAGGAGGACAACAGTTTAATTTCTTCGAACCACAGACTGTTGTTGATGTGACTCTCTATCAATATTCTGTGGACGAAAAGAAGGCAATATTTAGAAAGCACCTAAAGAGTAAGGGACATGAAGTACAGGTTGACCTAGACCAACTATGCAGCTCCAAAGATAGCTTGTTTGGCTTTCCTATGACGTGTTCCCTGTATGTTAGATTGCTTGATTACCACAGTTCTCCACTTCATTTTTTCCGTAAGCCGCTGACCTACTTGCGTCAAGAAATAGGTCTAATCATGGGATCCAAACCAAAGATATCAGCGGCTCTCATCCTCATGGTCCTGTATAATGACATGCTCGATCTGAGAAAACTGGAGAAGGAATCTGAAGACCAGCGTCTTGAGGCGAAGCTGAAAGCAGTGAAAGACATTTTCCCAGGAATCACCAGGGCAGATATCTACGAATCTACTAAAAGGCTAAGAGGAACATTTTTTCTTGAAGGAGATACAACAACATTTTCTCACCCATCCATACTTGACGCATGCTTATGCTCTGTTTATGACCTTTATCCGACTCTTGTTCTCACCAACTGCAGTATGCAGTTCCTATATGAAAGAGTGAATCCGAATCCAGTACCCACAACAGCAATAGACAACTACAGTAACATCATCTATGTGTCAGAAAACTACTATGATATAATAGCTGCAAGGATAGCAGAAGCAATATTGAGAGGTGAACATAAATGGTCTATTTCCCATCCACTGTTAAAAATTGAATCGCTTGCTAGGAGAGTTCTAGAACATCCGAAGGTTAAACAATGGGTAAAGGCAACTGATTTTCGTTCTCCCAATTGTGATGATAAACATTTCATCTACTGTGCAGTACTCTCAAAGAGTGAATACGTAATGAGGACCGTCATAAACCTGACGGATCACATTTTCTCTAAGAACGAAATCAAGGCAGTACTTAATGCCTCAATACTGAGTGGCAGTATGGCGGTTATGAAGGTATTGTTCACTGCGTTTGAAGACAAGATATCTGAAGACACTGTTTCCGAATTGTTCCTAGATGCTGCAGAAAGGGAACACATTGAAATGGTAACGTTTCTACTGCAGAAAGGGGCAAACATAGCTAACACTAATGAGGACAGGAACAACATATTACATCTCGCAGTGAAAAGGAATAATATTCGGATAATGAAACTTGCACTACAGTTCATGAAAGAACTTAGCCTTGTCAACAATCGAAACAGCAATGGGACGACCCCCGTCATGTTAGCAGCTCTGAATGGTCAAAAAGACGTTTTTGACTTACTGGTGTCCAATGCAGCTTACCTCACACTGCTTGATGATAAAGATAACAGTGTACTACATTATGCTTGTAAAGGTGGTAACACTTCTATTGTTCAACACCTCATTAGAGTTTCCGATATTAACAAGAAACAGCGTTATGGTCTGACACCTGTCATGGTGGCAGCCCTGTATGGTCAAAAAGACGGTTTTGACTTACTGGTGTCCAATGCAGCTGATCTCACACTGCTTGATGACGAAGATAAGAGTGTGTTACATTATGCTTGTGAAGGTGGTAACACATCTATTGTTCAACACCTCATCCGAGTTTGCGATATTAACCAGAAAAGACGTGATGGTCGGACCCCAGTCATGGATGCAGCTCTGCATGGTCAAAAAGACGTTTTCGACTTACTGGTGTCCAATGCAGCTGACCTCACACTGCTTGATGATAAATATAACAGTGTACTACATTATGCATGTGGAGGTGGTAACACGTCTATTGTTCAACACCTCATCAGAGTTTGCGATATTAACAACAAACAGCGGGATGGTATAACGCCAGTCATGGTGGCAGCTCTGTATGGTCAAAAAGACGTTTTCGACTTACTGGTGTCCAATGCAGCAGATCTCACACTCCTTGATGATAAAGATAACAGTGTGCTACATTATGCTTGTGAAGGTGGTAACACTTCTATTGTTCAACACCTCATCAGAGTTTGCGATATTAACCAGAAAAGACGTGATGGTCGGACCCCAATCATGGATGCAGCTCTGTATGGTCAAAAAGACGTTTTTGACTTACTGGTGTGCAATGGAGCTGATTTCACACTGCTTGATGATAAAGATAACAGTGTACTACATTATGGATGTGGAGGTGGTAACACGTCTATTGTTCAACACCTCATCAGAGTTTGCGATATTAACAACAAACAGCGGGATGGTATAACGCCAGTCATGGTGGCAGCTCTGTATGGTCAAAAAGACGTTTTTGACTTACTGGTGTCCAATGCAACTGATCTCACACTGCTTGATGACGAAGATAACGGTGTGCTACATTATGCTTGTGAAGGTGGTAACACTTCTATTGTTCAACACCTCATCAGAGTTTGCGATATTAACCAGAAAAGACGTGATGGTAGGACCCCGGTCATGGATGCATCTCTGAATGGTCAAAAAGACGTTTTTAACTTACTGGTGTCTAATGCAGCTGatctgacactgcttgatgataAAGATAACAGTGTGTTACATTATGCTTGTCAAGGTGGTAACACGTCTATTGTTCAACACATCATTAGAGTTTGCAATATTAACAAAAAACAGCGTTATGGTCTCACGCCAGTCATGGTGGCAGCTCTGTATGGTCAAAAAGACGTTTTTGACTTACTGGTGACCAATGCAGCTGATCTCACACTCCTTGATGACGAAGATAACAGTGTGTTACATTATGCCTGTCAAGGTGGTAACAGGTCTATTGTTCAACATATCATCAAAGGTTGTGACATCAACAACAAAGGGTCTCATAGTCGGACTCCAGTCATGGATGCAGCTCTGTATGGTCAAAAAGATGTTTTTGACTTACTGGTGTCCAATGCAGCTGATCTCACACTGCTTGATGATAAAGATAACAGTGTACTACATTATGCTTGTGAAGGTGGTAACACTTCTATTGTCCAACACCTCATCAGAGTTTGCGATATTAACCAGAAAAGACGTGATGGTCGGACCCCAGTCATGGATGTAGTTCTGAATGGTCAAAAAGACGTTTTCGACTTGCTATTGTCCAATGCAGCTGATCTCACAGTGCttgataataaatataacaatgtacTACATTATGCTTGTAAAGGTGGTAACACGTCTATTATTCAACACCTCATCAGAGTTTGCGATATTAACCAGAAAAGACGTGATGGTGGGACCCCAGTCATGGATGCAGTTCTGAATGGTCCAAAAGACGTTTTCGACTTACTGGTGTCCAATGGAGCTGatctgacactgcttgatgataAAGATAACAGTGTGTTACATTATGCATGTCAGGGTGGTAACACGTCCATTGTTCAACACCTCATTAGAGTGTGCGATATAAACTCGAAACGGCGTGATGGTCGGACCCCAGTCATGGTGGCAGGTCTGCGAGGTCAAAGAGACGTTTTTGACTTACTGGTGTCCAATGCAGCTGATCTCACACTGCTTGATGATAAAGATAACAGTGTGTTACATTATGCATGTCAGGGTGGTAACACGTCCATTGTTCAACACCTCATCAGAGTTTGCGATATAAACACGAAACGGCGTGATGGTCGTACCCCAGTCATGGTGGCAGCTTTGCATGGTCAAAAAGACGTTTTTAACTTACTGGTGTCCAATGCAGCTGACCTCACACTGCTTGATGATAAAGATAACAGTGTACTACATTATGCATGTCAAGGTGGTAACACGTCTATTATTCAACACCTCATCAGAGTTTGCGATATTAACCAGAAAAGACGTGATGGTCGGACCCCAGTCTTGGATGCAGCTCTGCATGGTCAAAAAGACGTTTTCGACTTACTGGTGTGCAATGGAGCTGatctgacactgcttgatgataAACATAACAGTGTGCTTCATTATGCGTGTGAAGGTGGTAATACTTCTATTGTCCAACATCTGATAAATGTTTGCGATATTAACAAGAAAAGGCGTGATGGTCGAACCCCAGTCATGGATGCAGCTCTGAATGGTCACAAAGACGTTTTTGACTTACTGATGTCCAATGCAGCGGACCTCACACTACTTGATGACGAAGATAACAGTGTGCTACATTATGCTTGTGAAGGTGGTAACATGACTATTGTGACACACCTCATCAGAGATTGTGATATTAACAAGAAAGGGCGTGATAGTCTGACGCCAGTCATGGTGGCAGCTCTGCGAGGTCAAAAAGACGTTTTTAACTTACTGATGTCCAATGCAGCTGATTTCACGCTGGTTGATGATAAAGATAACAGTGTATTACATTATGCATGTCAAGGTGGTAACACTTCTATTGTTCAACACCTGACAAATGTTTGCGATATTAACAAGAAAAGGCGTGATGGTCGGACCCCAGTCATGGCGGCAGCTTTGCATGGTCAAAAAGACGTTTTTGACTTACTGGTGTCCAGTGCAGCAGATCTCACACTGCTTGATGATAAAGATAACAGTGTGCTACATTATGCTTGTGAAGGTGGTAACACGTCTATTGTCCAACACCTCATCAGAGTTTGCGATATTAACCAGAAAAGACGTGATGGTCGAACCCCGGTCATGGATGCAGCTCTGAATGGTCAAAAATCCGTTTTTAACTTACTGTTGTCCAATGCAGCTGATCTCACACTGCTTGATGACGAAGATAACTGTGTGTTACATTATGCTTGTGAAGGTGGTAACACGTCTATTGTTCAACACCTCATTAGAGTTTGCGATATTAACAAGAAAGACCGTAATGGTCGGACCCCAGTCATGGTGGCATCTCTGCATGGTCAAAAAGACGTTTTTGACTTACTGGTGTCCAATGCAGCTGATCTCACACTCCTTGATGACGAAGATAACAGTGTATTACATTATGCATGTGCAGGTGGTAACACTTCTATTGTTCAACATCTCATCAAAGGGTGTGACATCAACAACAAAGGGTCTCATAGTCGGACCCCAGTCATGGTAGCAGCTCTGTATGGTCAAAAGGACGTTTTTGACTTACTGGTGTCCAGTGCAGCAGATCTCACACTGCTTGATGACGAAGATAACAGTGTATTACATTATGCTTGTGAATGTGGTAACACGTCTATTGGTCAACATCTTCAAGAATATTTGTGA